Proteins encoded in a region of the Cyanobium sp. AMD-g genome:
- a CDS encoding ABC transporter permease, producing the protein MVWSPALRRFFHHPWVLGVLGIITVFVVWFLATSSGMVDKLFLPGPGAVWLAGSDQFQQGILVKDAIASIQRVFLGFVISAGLALPIGIAMGTNRTICYLLEPLMGLIRYMPAPAFIPLLIIYFGLEELPKVMLIFIGTFFFNTLMIMDAVKFVPSELVETALTLGGRGLPILTRVVAPFIAPQVLDTYRINMASAWNLVIVAELVAANEGLGKRISLAQRFLRTDEIFVGLIVIGLIGLIIDLGFRFLMRRACSWAN; encoded by the coding sequence ATGGTCTGGTCTCCTGCCCTGCGCCGCTTCTTCCATCACCCCTGGGTCCTGGGGGTGCTCGGCATCATCACGGTCTTTGTTGTGTGGTTCCTCGCCACCTCCAGTGGCATGGTCGACAAGCTCTTCCTGCCCGGGCCCGGGGCGGTGTGGCTGGCGGGCAGTGATCAGTTCCAGCAGGGGATTCTGGTCAAGGACGCCATCGCCAGCATCCAGAGGGTCTTCCTGGGATTCGTGATCTCCGCCGGGCTGGCCTTGCCGATCGGCATCGCCATGGGCACGAACCGAACCATCTGCTATCTGCTCGAGCCGCTGATGGGGTTGATCCGGTACATGCCGGCGCCGGCCTTCATACCCCTGCTGATCATCTATTTCGGTCTGGAAGAGCTACCCAAGGTGATGCTCATCTTCATCGGCACCTTTTTCTTCAACACTCTGATGATCATGGATGCGGTGAAGTTCGTTCCCTCAGAACTTGTGGAAACGGCCCTCACCCTGGGGGGTCGGGGTCTGCCGATCCTCACCAGGGTGGTGGCCCCCTTCATTGCTCCCCAGGTGCTCGACACCTACCGGATCAACATGGCGTCCGCCTGGAATCTCGTGATCGTTGCCGAACTGGTGGCGGCCAACGAAGGCCTGGGCAAACGCATCAGCCTGGCCCAGAGATTCCTGCGCACCGATGAGATTTTCGTCGGACTGATCGTGATCGGCCTGATCGGCCTGATCATCGATCTCGGCTTCCGATTCCTGATGCGTCGGGCCTGTTCCTGGGCCAACTGA
- a CDS encoding hydrogenase maturation nickel metallochaperone HypA has translation MHEVDMTRCLLLSMHEWKQQHAPRVPLVDRVHLEVGTFTCVEPDQLVVTWSDAVKGTWLDGSELVIESVPLVGRCVRCQATYSPDPANGFRSPCCQHPMEEIVNGRELRIRSVAYGFETATTPPTATCFTPAC, from the coding sequence GTGCACGAAGTCGACATGACCCGCTGCCTGCTCCTCTCCATGCACGAATGGAAGCAGCAGCACGCCCCCCGGGTGCCCCTGGTGGACCGGGTCCACCTTGAGGTGGGCACCTTCACCTGCGTCGAACCCGACCAACTGGTGGTCACCTGGTCCGATGCGGTGAAGGGCACCTGGCTCGACGGGTCCGAACTGGTGATCGAGTCGGTGCCCCTTGTGGGTCGCTGCGTCCGCTGCCAGGCCACCTACAGCCCCGATCCAGCCAACGGCTTCCGCTCCCCCTGTTGCCAGCACCCGATGGAGGAGATCGTCAACGGCCGCGAACTGCGGATCCGCTCCGTCGCCTACGGCTTCGAGACCGCCACCACACCGCCCACCGCAACCTGCTTCACCCCCGCCTGCTGA
- the glnT gene encoding type III glutamate--ammonia ligase, with amino-acid sequence MSHQHPASDPTAALQADLRAKGVRYALASFVDLHGVSKAKAVPLEHLGQMMAGSELFTGAALDGVPQEVSDDEVAAVPDPASVTVLPWQREVAWFASDLHLHSQPFDACSRHILGRVRQEATAMGFRFNLGIETEFFVLKKGAAGGWVPYSDRDTLDKPAYDVRGLLDNLPWLDELVQAMNDLGWGVYSFDHEDGPGQFETDFDYAEVLTMADRLTFFKLMAKEIAHRHGLLATFMPKPFGDRTGSGAHFNMSLADGQTGANLFATPEATPGKVTRLAEHFIAGVLRHAPAICAVIAPTVNSYKRLVAQGSMSGFTWAPVFVCYGNNNRTNMLRIPSPGGRVECRAADISCNPYLGAALMLAAGLEGIREELDPGAPNLVNAYTLSAAERAERGLTMLPRTLGEAVDAFSQDPLAKSVFGDAMFKAFITYKREEWESYHSAVSEWEQQRYLEFF; translated from the coding sequence ATGAGTCACCAGCATCCAGCCTCCGACCCGACCGCAGCCCTGCAGGCCGACCTGCGGGCCAAGGGGGTCCGATACGCCCTGGCGAGCTTCGTTGATCTGCACGGCGTCAGCAAGGCCAAGGCCGTGCCCCTCGAGCATCTGGGCCAGATGATGGCCGGCTCCGAACTGTTCACCGGAGCGGCCCTCGATGGGGTGCCCCAGGAGGTGAGCGACGACGAGGTGGCCGCCGTCCCCGATCCAGCCAGTGTCACGGTGCTGCCCTGGCAGCGGGAGGTGGCCTGGTTCGCCAGTGACCTGCATCTGCACAGCCAGCCCTTCGACGCCTGCAGTCGCCACATCCTCGGCCGTGTCCGCCAGGAGGCCACCGCCATGGGCTTCCGCTTCAACCTCGGCATCGAGACCGAATTCTTCGTGCTCAAGAAAGGCGCGGCGGGCGGCTGGGTGCCCTACAGCGATCGCGACACTCTCGACAAACCCGCCTACGACGTACGCGGCCTGCTCGACAACCTGCCCTGGCTGGACGAACTGGTGCAGGCCATGAACGATCTGGGCTGGGGGGTCTATTCCTTCGATCACGAGGATGGTCCTGGCCAGTTCGAAACCGACTTCGATTACGCCGAAGTCCTCACCATGGCCGATCGGCTCACCTTCTTCAAGCTGATGGCCAAGGAGATCGCCCATCGCCATGGCCTGCTGGCCACCTTCATGCCCAAGCCCTTCGGCGATCGCACCGGCAGCGGCGCCCACTTCAACATGTCCCTGGCCGATGGACAGACGGGCGCCAACCTGTTTGCCACCCCCGAAGCCACCCCGGGGAAGGTCACCAGACTGGCCGAGCACTTCATCGCCGGCGTTCTCCGCCACGCACCCGCCATCTGCGCGGTGATCGCCCCGACGGTGAACAGTTACAAGCGATTGGTGGCGCAGGGGAGCATGTCAGGATTCACGTGGGCTCCGGTTTTCGTGTGCTACGGCAACAACAATCGCACCAATATGCTGCGCATTCCCTCACCAGGTGGACGGGTGGAGTGCCGGGCCGCCGACATTTCCTGCAACCCCTATCTTGGCGCCGCCCTGATGCTCGCAGCCGGGCTGGAAGGAATCCGCGAAGAACTGGATCCGGGTGCGCCCAATCTGGTCAATGCCTACACACTCAGCGCAGCAGAACGGGCTGAACGGGGCCTGACGATGCTGCCGAGAACCCTCGGCGAAGCCGTCGATGCTTTCTCCCAGGATCCACTTGCTAAAAGCGTATTCGGTGATGCCATGTTCAAGGCATTTATCACCTACAAAAGAGAAGAGTGGGAGTCTTACCACTCTGCGGTTTCCGAATGGGAGCAGCAGCGTTATCTGGAGTTCTTCTGA
- a CDS encoding ABC transporter ATP-binding protein yields MHLQVSNVSKSFGEGRDRKLVLEDISFELVSGQFMALVGSSGSGKSTVMRLIAGLERPSEGTIHLDGEQVRRPGSDRGMVFQKYSLYPWLTAAQNVAFGLSLQGRGKAEIRDRTAYFLDVVGLADAARLLPRELSGGMQQRVAIARALATEPKVLLLDEPFGALDLQIRESMQEFLHDLWKTTGLTALLITHDIEEALLLAGTVHIMAPRPGRIVHTVAVQLDRSDLRHLRVSQPFLELREELAGRLRSLDGSLL; encoded by the coding sequence ATGCATCTCCAGGTTTCCAACGTCTCCAAGAGCTTCGGTGAGGGGCGTGATCGCAAGCTCGTCCTCGAGGACATCAGCTTCGAGCTGGTGTCCGGCCAGTTCATGGCCCTGGTGGGAAGCTCGGGGTCAGGCAAATCCACCGTGATGCGGCTGATCGCCGGTCTGGAGCGGCCCAGTGAGGGCACCATCCACCTGGATGGTGAGCAGGTCCGGCGCCCCGGATCCGACCGGGGCATGGTATTCCAGAAGTACAGTCTCTACCCCTGGCTCACGGCGGCCCAGAACGTCGCCTTCGGCCTGTCGCTCCAGGGCAGGGGCAAGGCAGAGATCCGCGATCGGACCGCCTACTTCCTCGACGTCGTCGGCCTGGCGGACGCGGCCCGGCTGCTGCCGCGGGAACTCTCCGGGGGCATGCAGCAGCGGGTGGCGATCGCCCGGGCCCTGGCCACCGAGCCGAAGGTGCTGCTGCTGGATGAGCCCTTCGGGGCGCTGGATCTGCAGATCAGGGAGTCCATGCAGGAGTTCCTCCACGACCTCTGGAAGACCACGGGGCTCACGGCCCTGCTGATCACCCACGACATCGAGGAAGCCCTGCTGCTCGCCGGCACAGTCCACATCATGGCGCCGAGGCCAGGCAGGATTGTTCACACCGTGGCCGTGCAGCTGGATCGCTCCGATCTGCGCCACCTGCGGGTGTCCCAACCCTTCCTGGAACTGCGCGAGGAACTGGCGGGACGCCTGCGCAGCCTGGATGGCTCCCTGCTCTGA
- a CDS encoding aromatic ring-hydroxylating dioxygenase subunit alpha produces MPSAATAAFLPPELYRSEAVAALERVHYASRFWHPVAAAAELPAGHVRAVELQGLPVLLCHGSDGVVRAFRNRCPHRAVAFREPAEGTVACRRLVCPYHGWTYDLGGTLLAAAREAEFIEPFDREAWPLEALACQVRASLLWVALGADPIPLDEQLDLPLQEAAVALARPLASLAFHRQTLACNWKIAHDNTLDDYHVAIAHPTTLHRMQGPVRHYSHRFGTWANVLATPWQEGDAEFLTFGLPPWNHLLLWPDGRLALIQFLPKDLDSCTMQVWLLGPQERLGEGQSLMAEMVQFLAEDRALVESAERGYGEGFRTGPPHRLEARILHQQAIYAALLEPWYASGRMPR; encoded by the coding sequence ATGCCGTCCGCCGCCACAGCCGCTTTCCTGCCTCCGGAGCTCTACCGCTCCGAGGCCGTCGCCGCCCTTGAGCGCGTGCACTATGCATCGCGTTTCTGGCATCCCGTCGCCGCGGCCGCCGAGCTCCCCGCGGGCCATGTACGGGCGGTGGAACTGCAGGGCCTGCCGGTGCTGCTCTGCCACGGCAGCGATGGCGTCGTTCGGGCCTTCCGCAACCGTTGTCCCCACCGGGCCGTGGCCTTCCGGGAGCCGGCCGAGGGGACCGTGGCCTGCCGCAGATTGGTGTGCCCCTACCACGGCTGGACCTACGACCTAGGCGGAACGCTGCTGGCGGCCGCTCGGGAAGCGGAGTTCATCGAACCGTTCGATCGCGAAGCCTGGCCGCTGGAGGCCCTCGCCTGCCAGGTGCGGGCCTCCCTGCTCTGGGTGGCCCTTGGTGCCGATCCGATCCCCCTCGATGAGCAGCTCGATCTGCCGCTGCAGGAAGCCGCCGTTGCCCTGGCCCGTCCCCTGGCGTCCCTGGCCTTCCACAGGCAAACCCTGGCCTGCAACTGGAAAATCGCCCACGACAACACCCTCGACGATTACCACGTCGCCATCGCCCATCCCACCACCCTGCACCGGATGCAGGGGCCGGTACGCCACTACAGCCATCGGTTCGGCACCTGGGCCAACGTTCTGGCCACCCCGTGGCAGGAAGGGGACGCCGAATTCCTCACCTTCGGTCTGCCGCCCTGGAACCACCTGCTGTTGTGGCCCGACGGACGCCTGGCCCTGATCCAGTTTCTGCCAAAGGATCTGGACAGCTGCACCATGCAGGTGTGGCTTCTGGGCCCGCAGGAGCGCCTGGGGGAAGGGCAGTCCCTGATGGCGGAGATGGTGCAGTTCCTCGCCGAAGACCGCGCGCTGGTGGAATCCGCCGAGCGGGGGTACGGCGAGGGGTTCCGCACCGGGCCGCCGCACCGGCTGGAGGCCCGGATCCTGCACCAGCAGGCGATCTACGCGGCGCTGCTGGAGCCCTGGTACGCGTCGGGGCGGATGCCCAGGTAG
- the ppk2 gene encoding polyphosphate kinase 2: MGKKDKSGAKVKAEKPKALSGKGKSEKKSGNAHRSGGIIEADLYSPSPFFDDLAIHSEGRPPKLDRKFYEKELARLQVELVKMQYWVKHVGYRMILLFEGRDAAGKGGTIKRITEPLNPRGCNVVALGTPSDQQKSQWYFQRYVENFPSAGEIVLFDRSWYNRAGVEKVMGFCAPEQVDEFMLSCPEFERMLVRSGITLIKYWFSVSDDEQEIRFRSRLEDPARRWKLSPMDLESRDRWVEFSRAKDEMFAHTNIPEAPWFTVEANDKRRARLNCIRHLLSKVPYEDMTPAAIELPPRKSGGDYQRPPMNEQFFVPNAYP; this comes from the coding sequence ATGGGTAAGAAAGACAAAAGTGGTGCCAAGGTCAAGGCCGAAAAGCCCAAGGCGCTGAGCGGCAAGGGCAAGTCCGAAAAGAAATCCGGCAATGCTCACCGATCCGGCGGGATCATTGAGGCGGATCTCTACTCCCCCTCTCCCTTTTTCGACGACCTCGCCATCCATTCAGAAGGCCGTCCCCCCAAGCTGGACCGGAAGTTCTACGAGAAGGAACTGGCCCGGCTGCAGGTGGAGCTCGTCAAGATGCAGTACTGGGTGAAACATGTGGGCTACCGCATGATCCTGCTGTTCGAAGGCCGTGACGCCGCCGGCAAGGGCGGCACCATCAAACGGATCACCGAGCCCCTGAATCCCCGCGGCTGCAACGTGGTGGCCCTGGGCACCCCATCCGACCAGCAGAAGTCCCAGTGGTACTTCCAGCGTTATGTCGAGAACTTCCCTTCAGCCGGGGAGATCGTGCTCTTCGACCGCAGTTGGTACAACCGGGCCGGCGTTGAGAAGGTGATGGGCTTCTGCGCGCCGGAGCAGGTGGACGAGTTCATGCTGTCCTGCCCGGAATTCGAGCGCATGCTCGTGCGCAGCGGCATCACCCTGATCAAGTACTGGTTCTCCGTCAGCGACGATGAGCAGGAGATCCGTTTTCGCTCCCGTCTCGAGGATCCGGCCCGGCGCTGGAAGCTCAGCCCGATGGATCTGGAATCCCGCGATCGCTGGGTGGAGTTCTCCCGGGCCAAGGACGAGATGTTCGCCCACACCAACATCCCGGAGGCCCCCTGGTTCACCGTCGAGGCCAACGACAAGCGTCGGGCCAGGCTCAACTGCATCCGTCACCTGCTCAGCAAGGTCCCCTATGAGGACATGACCCCGGCCGCCATCGAGTTGCCCCCCCGCAAGAGCGGCGGCGACTACCAGCGGCCCCCGATGAACGAGCAGTTCTTCGTCCCTAACGCTTACCCCTGA
- a CDS encoding ABC transporter substrate-binding protein yields the protein MLKPSFIRRQRRAISLVLMATLGGGLLAGCQQPASQEAPVKIGYSAWPGWFPWKVTEVKDLFKAQGVAASMQWFDGYLDSINALNAGQLDCNSQTLNDTISSVAGGADLQVVLQNDFSTGNDQIIAAAEITSIPGLKGKKVAAEEGTVDHFLLLKVLKEAGLSAKDITFVPLETGAAAAAFAAGKVDAAGVYAPFTTQALKRPGSRALATSKDHPGAISDLLVCRTDFVAKNPEKVQKIVNAWFATLKTIEEDPAGTLPILVERSGVSEAEFKAYNAGTTIQTLAENRSNFKQGTTMLSLPYAAEQISVFLLETGLAKNKPDLTNLLNSQFVDNAP from the coding sequence ATGTTGAAACCCTCCTTCATTCGTCGTCAACGCCGGGCGATTTCCCTCGTCCTGATGGCCACCCTCGGGGGAGGGTTGCTGGCCGGTTGCCAGCAACCTGCCAGCCAGGAGGCACCCGTGAAGATCGGCTACAGCGCCTGGCCAGGCTGGTTCCCATGGAAAGTCACTGAGGTCAAGGACCTGTTCAAGGCGCAGGGTGTGGCGGCATCGATGCAGTGGTTCGACGGTTACCTCGACTCCATCAATGCCCTCAACGCCGGCCAGCTTGACTGCAACAGCCAGACCCTCAACGACACCATCAGTTCCGTGGCAGGCGGTGCGGATCTGCAGGTCGTGCTGCAGAACGATTTCTCCACAGGCAACGACCAGATCATCGCCGCAGCGGAAATCACCTCCATCCCTGGTCTGAAGGGTAAGAAGGTGGCCGCCGAGGAAGGTACGGTCGACCACTTCCTGCTGCTGAAGGTGCTCAAGGAGGCGGGGCTCTCCGCCAAGGACATCACCTTCGTCCCCCTGGAAACCGGCGCCGCTGCTGCGGCCTTCGCCGCCGGCAAGGTGGATGCGGCGGGCGTCTATGCGCCCTTCACCACCCAGGCCCTGAAGCGTCCCGGCAGCCGGGCGCTGGCCACCTCCAAGGACCATCCGGGGGCGATCAGCGACCTGCTCGTCTGCCGCACCGACTTCGTCGCCAAGAATCCTGAGAAAGTCCAGAAGATCGTCAATGCCTGGTTCGCCACCCTCAAGACCATTGAGGAGGATCCCGCCGGCACCCTGCCAATCCTGGTGGAGCGCTCCGGTGTCAGCGAGGCGGAGTTCAAGGCGTACAACGCCGGCACCACCATCCAGACCCTGGCGGAAAACCGCAGCAACTTCAAACAGGGCACCACGATGCTGTCGCTGCCCTATGCCGCCGAGCAGATCAGCGTCTTCCTTCTGGAAACAGGCCTGGCCAAGAACAAGCCTGACCTGACCAACCTGCTGAATTCCCAGTTCGTCGACAACGCCCCTTGA
- a CDS encoding sugar phosphate isomerase/epimerase, translating into MPSLLFFSLWGFEGPLSTALETAERGGFDGLELNIQHPSLIGDPDGPARLQEAGRPLVLEVVTGGGYVPELAVTPTQHLAELADQLSRCAELRPHRVTVLTGSDAWPLERQRSFLAEAQALAAASGLPVSFETHRSRCLGMPWTITLLLQAVPGLRLTADLSHWCVVSERLMTPDLEPVQVMADRVDHIHARVGHAQGPQVSHPFAPEHAEALAAHRACWQLFSARALERGAPPPSFTPEFGPDGYMPTLPFTDQPVADLLTINTAMAQWLRSQPLAGNSDKLCSS; encoded by the coding sequence GTGCCTTCCCTGCTGTTCTTCTCCCTCTGGGGCTTTGAGGGGCCCCTCAGCACGGCCCTGGAGACGGCCGAGCGGGGGGGCTTCGACGGGCTGGAGCTGAACATTCAGCATCCGTCCCTGATCGGCGACCCGGACGGACCCGCCCGCCTGCAGGAGGCCGGCAGACCCCTGGTGCTGGAGGTGGTCACCGGCGGCGGTTACGTGCCGGAGTTGGCCGTCACGCCGACGCAGCATCTGGCGGAACTTGCTGACCAACTGAGCCGATGCGCCGAACTCCGCCCCCACCGGGTGACCGTGCTCACCGGCAGCGACGCCTGGCCCCTGGAACGGCAACGGTCCTTCCTGGCCGAGGCCCAGGCGCTGGCCGCCGCCAGCGGCCTGCCGGTGAGCTTTGAAACCCACCGGTCCAGGTGCCTGGGGATGCCCTGGACGATCACGCTGCTGCTGCAGGCCGTCCCGGGGCTGCGGCTGACGGCCGACCTGAGCCACTGGTGCGTCGTGTCCGAACGGCTGATGACCCCGGACCTGGAGCCGGTGCAGGTAATGGCCGACCGGGTCGACCACATCCATGCCCGGGTGGGCCATGCCCAGGGTCCCCAGGTGTCCCATCCCTTCGCCCCCGAGCATGCGGAGGCCCTGGCGGCCCATCGGGCCTGCTGGCAGCTGTTCAGTGCCCGGGCGCTGGAGCGCGGGGCGCCGCCGCCCAGCTTCACGCCCGAATTCGGACCGGACGGCTACATGCCCACCCTGCCGTTCACCGATCAGCCGGTGGCCGATCTGCTGACAATCAACACGGCGATGGCTCAGTGGTTGCGCAGCCAGCCTTTAGCTGGAAACAGCGATAAGCTGTGTTCATCGTGA
- a CDS encoding DUF3136 domain-containing protein, which translates to MSTRSLPASLPKATIPKVTIGELEANYSMYCKALRLLVREGRTLKKIQRTVCWHRLEQLHQCLPSQYKDPDYLFLLLRRETNRKAAGLPCPT; encoded by the coding sequence ATGAGCACCCGATCGCTTCCAGCGTCCCTGCCGAAGGCCACGATCCCGAAAGTCACCATCGGTGAACTGGAGGCCAACTATTCGATGTATTGCAAAGCTCTGCGTCTGTTGGTCCGGGAAGGACGAACCCTGAAGAAGATCCAGCGAACGGTCTGCTGGCACCGCCTCGAGCAGCTGCACCAGTGCCTGCCGAGCCAGTACAAGGACCCGGACTACCTTTTTCTGTTGTTGCGCCGCGAAACCAACCGCAAGGCGGCGGGTCTCCCCTGCCCCACCTGA
- the speB gene encoding agmatinase — MNEPSSGSTADASDAFARGGHPAGSEGARALEKEAALPLTGWQQEVDQGLRYGLEAAESIVDRRISTFSRGELPHYAGINTFMKAPYLEDVNRVGQFDVAVVGVPHDSGTTYRPGTRFGPQGIRRISALYTPYNYEMGVDLREQITLCDVGDIFTIPANNEKSFDQISKGIAHVFASGAFPIILGGDHSIGFPTVRGVCRHLGDKKVGIIHFDRHVDTQETDLDERMHTTPWFHATNMANAPAENLVQLGIGGWQVPREGVKVCRERGTNVLTVTDICDMGLEAAARYAIERATDGTDCVYISFDIDCIDAGFVPGTGWPEPGGLLPREALKLLELIVRNVPVCGLEVVEVSPPYDVSDMTSLMATRVICDTMAHLVVSGQLPRKSAPAWLHSDCNMQVDRAWR; from the coding sequence ATGAATGAACCGTCCAGCGGCAGCACAGCTGATGCGTCCGATGCTTTTGCGCGGGGTGGTCACCCTGCCGGCAGCGAAGGGGCCCGGGCCCTGGAGAAAGAAGCCGCCCTGCCCCTGACGGGCTGGCAACAGGAGGTTGACCAGGGACTTCGCTACGGCCTGGAGGCGGCCGAAAGCATCGTCGATCGGCGCATCTCCACCTTCTCCCGCGGCGAGCTGCCCCACTACGCCGGCATCAACACCTTCATGAAGGCCCCTTACCTGGAGGATGTGAACCGGGTCGGGCAGTTTGACGTGGCTGTGGTGGGCGTGCCCCACGACAGCGGCACCACCTACCGCCCCGGCACCCGCTTCGGCCCCCAGGGCATCCGGCGCATTTCAGCCCTGTACACCCCGTACAACTACGAAATGGGGGTCGACCTGCGAGAGCAGATCACGCTCTGCGACGTGGGTGACATCTTCACCATCCCCGCCAACAACGAGAAGAGCTTCGATCAGATTTCCAAGGGCATCGCCCACGTGTTCGCCAGCGGCGCCTTCCCGATCATCCTGGGCGGCGACCACTCGATCGGCTTCCCCACCGTCCGGGGCGTCTGCCGCCACCTCGGGGACAAGAAGGTGGGCATCATCCACTTCGATCGCCACGTCGACACCCAGGAGACCGACCTTGACGAGCGCATGCACACCACCCCGTGGTTCCATGCGACCAACATGGCCAACGCCCCGGCGGAGAACCTGGTGCAGCTGGGCATCGGCGGCTGGCAGGTGCCGCGCGAAGGGGTGAAAGTCTGCCGCGAGCGGGGCACCAACGTGCTCACCGTCACCGACATCTGCGACATGGGCCTGGAGGCGGCGGCCAGGTACGCCATCGAACGGGCCACCGACGGCACCGACTGCGTCTACATCTCCTTCGACATCGACTGCATCGATGCCGGCTTTGTGCCGGGCACCGGCTGGCCCGAGCCGGGGGGACTGCTGCCGCGTGAAGCCCTGAAGCTGCTGGAGCTGATCGTGCGCAACGTGCCGGTCTGCGGCCTTGAGGTGGTGGAGGTCTCGCCCCCCTACGACGTCAGCGACATGACGTCCCTGATGGCCACCCGGGTCATCTGCGACACCATGGCCCACCTCGTGGTGAGCGGCCAGCTGCCCCGCAAGTCAGCCCCTGCCTGGCTTCACAGCGACTGCAACATGCAGGTCGACCGCGCCTGGAGATAG
- the hypB gene encoding hydrogenase nickel incorporation protein HypB, translating to MHMPLEDTLGLNLLAANQHRADHNREHFDAWNLLCLNVMSSPGAGKTSLLERSLASLSSRWAMAVLEGDMTTLLDAERLEAVGIPVVPITTGRACHLDAAMVSGGLKLLQQRLDPAGLDLLWVENVGNLVCPAEFAIGEHRKVALLSVTEGDDKPLKYPVMFREADCVLITKVDLLPHLPVDVERIEAHIRQVNPRCAVFRLSATSGAGFDAWHDWLAAQLTSVQTTPALIHA from the coding sequence ATGCACATGCCCCTCGAAGACACCCTCGGCCTCAACCTGCTGGCGGCCAACCAGCACCGGGCCGACCACAACCGCGAGCACTTCGACGCCTGGAACCTGCTCTGCCTCAACGTGATGAGCAGCCCCGGGGCCGGCAAGACGTCCCTGCTGGAGCGCAGCCTGGCCTCCCTCTCCAGCCGCTGGGCCATGGCTGTGCTGGAAGGCGACATGACCACCCTGCTCGATGCCGAGCGGCTGGAGGCCGTGGGGATTCCGGTGGTGCCGATCACCACCGGCCGCGCCTGCCACCTTGATGCCGCGATGGTGAGCGGTGGGCTGAAGCTCCTGCAGCAGCGGCTGGACCCGGCCGGACTGGATCTGCTTTGGGTGGAGAACGTGGGCAACCTGGTCTGCCCCGCCGAATTCGCCATCGGTGAGCACCGCAAGGTGGCCCTCCTCAGCGTCACCGAGGGCGACGACAAGCCGCTCAAGTACCCGGTCATGTTCCGGGAAGCCGACTGCGTGCTGATCACCAAGGTGGACCTCCTGCCCCACCTGCCGGTGGATGTGGAGCGGATCGAAGCCCACATCCGCCAGGTGAATCCCCGCTGCGCCGTGTTCCGCCTCTCCGCCACCAGCGGTGCAGGCTTCGACGCCTGGCACGACTGGCTCGCCGCCCAGCTGACCAGCGTTCAGACCACCCCAGCCCTGATCCACGCCTGA